In one Silene latifolia isolate original U9 population chromosome 10, ASM4854445v1, whole genome shotgun sequence genomic region, the following are encoded:
- the LOC141606610 gene encoding ribosome-inactivating protein lychnin-like isoform X2 has translation MKVSSIWAWWLMMAVIVAAASAWPTWTVDYDSEEYSSFLNVLREALGTGTPVCKIPVTTDPPKGYQDTDLKTKKLRANFFSDEYEKLKGKVSTIFGNKDVTLGPKLPVESSYGDLATKAQVSRVDVSLGVPSLETAFTQVYGLDFNDPKKNVGKVVAKFALIAIQMVAEAARFKYIEDQVKERGMFDSFKAGDLITRLENNWSKISEQYHNKDLECKPNVAGFTPDQMKLGLLLYKGGSGLNLNDGHAALAFV, from the exons ATGAAGGTGTCTAGTATATGGGCATGGTGGTTGATGATGGCGGTGATTGTGGCAGCAGCTTCTGCGTGGCCGACCTGGACCGTCGATTATGATTCTGAAGAATACTCGTCGTTTTTGAATGTTTTAAGGGAAGCACTCGGCACCGGAACACCGGTGTGTAAAATACCAGTGACCACCGATCCCCCCAAAG GTTATCAGGACACGGATTTGAAAACCAAGAAATTACGGGCCAATTTTTTTTCGGACGAGTACGAAAAATTGAAGGGTAAAGTAAGTACCATCTTTGGAAACAAAGACGTGACTCTAGGACCGAAGCTTCCCGTTGAGAGCAGTTACGGTGATCTAGCAACTAAGGCCCAAGTTTCTAGGGTAGATGTAAGTCTAGGGGTTCCTAGTCTTGAAACAGCCTTTACACAGGTTTATGGGCTGGATTTTAATGATCCAAAAAAGAATGTTGGTAAAGTTGTAGCCAAGTTTGCTCTAATCGCAATACAAATGGTTGCCGAGGCAGCGCGATTCAAATATATCGAGGATCAGGTGAAAGAGCGTGGAATGTTTGACAGTTTTAAGGCCGGTGATCTTATCACACGTTTGGAAAATAATTGGAGTAAAATTTCAGAGCAATATCATAACAAAGATCTTGAGTGCAAACCAAACGTTGCTGGGTTTACTCCGGATCAAATGAAACTTGGTCTGCTACTGTATAAAGGAGGATCCGGTTTAAATTTGAATGATGGTCATGCCGCTCTCGCATTTGTCTAA
- the LOC141606610 gene encoding ribosome-inactivating protein lychnin-like isoform X1: MKVSSIWAWWLMMAVIVAAASAWPTWTVDYDSEEYSSFLNVLREALGTGTPVCKIPVTTDPPKGRPSSYVLVDLVLNDNTITLALRASDAYLVGYQDTDLKTKKLRANFFSDEYEKLKGKVSTIFGNKDVTLGPKLPVESSYGDLATKAQVSRVDVSLGVPSLETAFTQVYGLDFNDPKKNVGKVVAKFALIAIQMVAEAARFKYIEDQVKERGMFDSFKAGDLITRLENNWSKISEQYHNKDLECKPNVAGFTPDQMKLGLLLYKGGSGLNLNDGHAALAFV, encoded by the coding sequence ATGAAGGTGTCTAGTATATGGGCATGGTGGTTGATGATGGCGGTGATTGTGGCAGCAGCTTCTGCGTGGCCGACCTGGACCGTCGATTATGATTCTGAAGAATACTCGTCGTTTTTGAATGTTTTAAGGGAAGCACTCGGCACCGGAACACCGGTGTGTAAAATACCAGTGACCACCGATCCCCCCAAAGGCAGACCCTCATCATATGTTTTGGTAGACTTGGTTTTAAACGACAACACAATTACATTAGCCTTAAGAGCTTCAGATGCTTATCTTGTAGGTTATCAGGACACGGATTTGAAAACCAAGAAATTACGGGCCAATTTTTTTTCGGACGAGTACGAAAAATTGAAGGGTAAAGTAAGTACCATCTTTGGAAACAAAGACGTGACTCTAGGACCGAAGCTTCCCGTTGAGAGCAGTTACGGTGATCTAGCAACTAAGGCCCAAGTTTCTAGGGTAGATGTAAGTCTAGGGGTTCCTAGTCTTGAAACAGCCTTTACACAGGTTTATGGGCTGGATTTTAATGATCCAAAAAAGAATGTTGGTAAAGTTGTAGCCAAGTTTGCTCTAATCGCAATACAAATGGTTGCCGAGGCAGCGCGATTCAAATATATCGAGGATCAGGTGAAAGAGCGTGGAATGTTTGACAGTTTTAAGGCCGGTGATCTTATCACACGTTTGGAAAATAATTGGAGTAAAATTTCAGAGCAATATCATAACAAAGATCTTGAGTGCAAACCAAACGTTGCTGGGTTTACTCCGGATCAAATGAAACTTGGTCTGCTACTGTATAAAGGAGGATCCGGTTTAAATTTGAATGATGGTCATGCCGCTCTCGCATTTGTCTAA